GACCGCCTGACGGTGGGCGTGGGCACGCTGTTGAGTTCGCTGGTGCCGGGCCGGGTGTCCACCGAGGTGGACGCCGACCAGGCCCACGACACCGCCGCGACGGTGGCCAAGGCGCGCCAGTTCATTGCCATGTACGCCGCCGCCGGCGTGCCGCGCAGCAAGGTGCTGATCAAGATCGCAGCGACATGGGCGGGCGTGGAGGCGGCGCGGGTGCTGCAGGCCGAGGGTATCGACTGCAACCTGACGCTGATCTTCAACCCGACCCAGGCGCTGGCCTGCAGTGAAGCCGGCGCGTTCCTGATTTCGCCGTTCGTCGGTCGCATCCTGGACTGGTACGTGGCCAACGGCCAGGCCCCGGCCGACATCGATGCCGACCCGGGCGTGGTGTTCGTGCGCGGGGTGTACGCCGAGTTCAAGCGCCGCGGTTCGCCGACGGTGGTGATGGGCGCATCGTTCCGTTCGACCGCGCAGATCGAGGCGCTGGCCGGTTGCGATCGGCTCACCATTTCGCCGGACCTGCTGGAGAAGCTGGACGCCGACCACGGTGCGCTGCCGCGCAAGCTGGTGGCCGGTGCAGCCGAGCCGGTGCAGGTGGCGGCGATCGACGCGGCCCGCTTTGCAGCCGATCTGGCCGCCGATCCGATGGCTACCGAGAAGCTGGCCACCGGTATCGACGCGTTCGCCAAGGACCTGGAAGCGCTGCGCCAGACGATCCGCGAGCGCCTGTAAGCGCGCCGGTTCGTGGACGACAAAAGGCCCCGCACTGCGGGGCCTTTTGGTTTCTCAACCCTCAACAACCGGGGTAGAGCCGACCGTTGGTCGGCTGCTCCCACGTCACTGCAACGGCAGCCGACCAACGGTCGGCTCTACCGCATCGCTCACGCATCCACACCAATCGGGCAACTCACCCCCGTACCCCCGATGCCGCAGTACCCGTTCGGGTTCTTGGCCAGGTACTGCTGGTGATAGTCCTCGGCGTAGAAGTACGTCGGCGCCGGGAACACGATCTCGGTGGTGATCGCGCCCAAGCCGGCATCCTCCAGACGCTGCTGGTACGCGTCGCGGCTGGCGAGGGCCGCATCGAACTGGGCCTGGCTGGTGGCGTGGATGGCCGAGCGGTACTGGGTGCCGGTGTCGTTGCCCTGGCGCATGCCCTGGGTGGGGTCATGGTTCTCCCAGAACACCTGCAGCACCTGGCCCAGCGAGATGATGGCCGGGTCGAACACCACCTCCACGATCTCGGTGTGCCCGGTCATGCCGGAACAGACCTCTTCGTAGGTCGGGTTCGGGGTGGAACCGCCGGCATAGCCCACCGAGGTGGCGTACACGCCCGGCAGCGTCCAGAACTTGCGCTCGGCGCCCCAGAAACAGCCCATCGCCACGCGGATACGCTGCAGGCCGGCGAAACCGTCCTTGAGCGGGTGGCTGTTGACGTAATGCTGGTTGTGCAGCGGCAGCGGCTGGTCCCGGCCGGGCAGCGCCTCGTCCGGGCGCGGCAGGCGCTGCTTGAACGCACCGATGCCCAACAGGCCCTTGGCAATTCCCAACATGGCGGTCTCCTAGGCCGGCAACAGGCCGGCGCTTTCGTCACCGTCGAATATGGGGTCGTCCGGGGCGCCACCCAAGTCGAGCCCGGCCACGATGCCCTCGGCCTCGGGGCGGGCCAGGTCCGGCACGCACACCCGCAGCACCCCGAACAGCGGCAGCTCGCCCATCCCGCCCAGCAATGACTCGCCGAACACGAACGCGGGGATCCCCGCATCCTCCAGCGCATGCTTGACCAGATGGGCGTCAAACAGGTTGTCGGCCTGGTAGATCACGTGCATGGGCGGGCTCCGGCGGGTATGGCCCCAGCATACCCCCGGGGGCTGAAGGCATGCCGACCCACGCGCTTCCCCTGCCGGAACGGTGTGGGGAAACGCTCGGCATCGCCAACTGCGCATGGGTAGTGCCGGCCGCTGGCCGGCTCTGCACTGGGTAGTGCCGGCCGCTGGCCGGCTCTGCACTGGGTAGTGCCGGCCGCTGGCCNNNNNNNNNNNNNNNNNNNNNNNNNNNNNNNNNNNNNNNNNNNNNNNNNNNNNNNNNNNNNNNNNNNNNNNNNNNNNNNNNNNNNNNNNNNNNNNNNNNNNNNNNNNNNNNNNNNNNNNNNNNNNNNNNNNNNNNNNNNNNNNNNNNNNNNNNNNNNNNNNNNNNNNNNNNNNNNNNNNNNNNNNNNNNNNNNNNNNNNNNNNNNNNNNNNNNNNNNNNNNNNNNNNNNNNNNNNNNNNNNNNNCAGCACGAGGAGCCGGCCAGCGGCCGGCACTACCGGTTCTTTCCTGGGTCATGAGGAGCCGGCCAGCGGCCGGCACTACCGGTTCTTTCCTGGGTCATGAGGAGCCGGCCAGCAAAAGGCGTGCCGACCAACGGTCGGCACCTACCCGTTTAGCCTGTCGCCTTGCGACAGGCTAAACTGTTGGTCTTTCTGCCTTTTAGACTGCGACCGCGCACCATGTCCGAGCCTACTGCCGCCCCCACCGACGCCCTTCCGGAAGCCCACGAAAAGCGGGATTTCATCCGTCAGATCGTCCGTGAGGACCTGGCCGCGGGCAAACATGCCGCGATCAAGACCCGCTTCCCGCCCGAGCCCAACGGCTACCTGCACATCGGCCATGCCAAGTCGATCTGCCTGAACTTCGGCATTGCCGGCGAGTTCGGCGGCGTGTGCAACCTGCGCTTCGACGACACCAACCCGGCCAAGGAAGACCCCGAGTACGTGGCTGCCATCCAGGACGACGTGCGCTGGCTGGGCTTTGAGTGGAACGAGCTGCGCCACGCCTCGGACTACTTCGACGCCTATTACCTGGCCGCCCAGAAGCTGATCCGCGACGGCAAGGCCTACGTGTGCGACCTGTCGGCCGAGGAAGTGCGCGCCTACCGCGGCACCCTGACCGAGCCGGGCCGCCCCTCGCCGTACCGCGAGCGCAGCGTGGACGAGAATCTGGACCTGTTCGCGCGCATGCGCGCCGGCGAGTTCCCGGACGGTGCCCGCACCGTGCGCGCGAAGATGGACATGGCCAGCGGCAACATCAACCTGCGCGACCCGGCGCTGTACCGCATCAAGCACGTCGAGCACCAGAACACCGGCAACGCCTGGCCGATCTACCCGATGTACGACTTCGCGCACGCGTTGGGTGACGCGCTTGAAGGCATCACCCATTCGTTGTGCACGCTGGAATTCGAAGACCACCGCCCGCTGTACGACTGGTGCGTGGACAACGTCGACTTCGCCCACGACGATGCGCTGACCGCACCGCTGGTCGAGCGCGGCCTGCCGCGTGAGGCGGCCAAGCCGCGCCAGATCGAGTTCTCGCGGTTGAACATCAACTACACGGTGATGAGCAAGCGCAAGCTGATGGCGCTGGTCACCGAACAGCTGGTGGACGGCTGGGAAGACCCGCGCATGCCGACCCTGCAGGGCCTGCGTCGCCGCGGCTACACCCCGGCCGCGATGCGCCTGTTCGCCGAGCGCGTAGGCATCAGCAAGCAGAATTCGATGATCGATTTCAGCGTATTGGAAGGCGCGCTGCGCGAAGACCTGGACAGCGCCGCGCCGCGCCGCATGGCCGTGGTCGACCCGGTCAAGCTGGTGCTGACCAACCTGCCGGAAGGCCACGCCGAAACGCTGACCTTCTCCAACCACCCCAAGGACGAGGCGTTTGGAACCCGCGAGGTGCCGTTCGCACGCGAACTGTGGATCGAGCGCGAGGACTTCGCCGAGATCCCGCCCAAGGGCTGGAAGCGCCTGGTGCCGGGCGGCGAAGTGCGCCTGCGCGGCGCCGGCATCATCCGCTGCGATGAGGTCATCAAGGACGCCGAGGGCACCATCACCGAGCTGCGTGGCTGGCTGGACCCGGAATCGCGCCCGGGCATGGAAGGCGCCAACC
This is a stretch of genomic DNA from Stenotrophomonas rhizophila. It encodes these proteins:
- a CDS encoding transaldolase; its protein translation is MNTVSPSKLSQLRDLSVVVADTGDYEAIKRLKPVDCTTNPTLVKKALDLPVYADLIERELAWGREQAGERETIVHAVADRLTVGVGTLLSSLVPGRVSTEVDADQAHDTAATVAKARQFIAMYAAAGVPRSKVLIKIAATWAGVEAARVLQAEGIDCNLTLIFNPTQALACSEAGAFLISPFVGRILDWYVANGQAPADIDADPGVVFVRGVYAEFKRRGSPTVVMGASFRSTAQIEALAGCDRLTISPDLLEKLDADHGALPRKLVAGAAEPVQVAAIDAARFAADLAADPMATEKLATGIDAFAKDLEALRQTIRERL
- a CDS encoding DUF2007 domain-containing protein; the protein is MHVIYQADNLFDAHLVKHALEDAGIPAFVFGESLLGGMGELPLFGVLRVCVPDLARPEAEGIVAGLDLGGAPDDPIFDGDESAGLLPA
- a CDS encoding glutamine--tRNA ligase/YqeY domain fusion protein translates to MSEPTAAPTDALPEAHEKRDFIRQIVREDLAAGKHAAIKTRFPPEPNGYLHIGHAKSICLNFGIAGEFGGVCNLRFDDTNPAKEDPEYVAAIQDDVRWLGFEWNELRHASDYFDAYYLAAQKLIRDGKAYVCDLSAEEVRAYRGTLTEPGRPSPYRERSVDENLDLFARMRAGEFPDGARTVRAKMDMASGNINLRDPALYRIKHVEHQNTGNAWPIYPMYDFAHALGDALEGITHSLCTLEFEDHRPLYDWCVDNVDFAHDDALTAPLVERGLPREAAKPRQIEFSRLNINYTVMSKRKLMALVTEQLVDGWEDPRMPTLQGLRRRGYTPAAMRLFAERVGISKQNSMIDFSVLEGALREDLDSAAPRRMAVVDPVKLVLTNLPEGHAETLTFSNHPKDEAFGTREVPFARELWIEREDFAEIPPKGWKRLVPGGEVRLRGAGIIRCDEVIKDAEGTITELRGWLDPESRPGMEGANRKVKGTIHWVSAVHAVAAEIRLYDRLFSVPNPDDETDGKTYRDYLNPESRRTVTGYVEPAAASATPEQSFQFERTGYFVADRRDHTAATPVFNRSVTLRDTWSA
- the msrA gene encoding peptide-methionine (S)-S-oxide reductase MsrA, which gives rise to MLGIGAFKQRLPRPDEALPGRDQPLPLHNQHYVNSHPLKDGFAGLQRIRVAMGCFWGAERKFWTLPGVYATSVGYAGGSTPNPTYEEVCSGMTGHTEIVEVVFDPAIISLGQVLQVFWENHDPTQGMRQGNDTGTQYRSAIHATSQAQFDAALASRDAYQQRLEDAGLGAITTEIVFPAPTYFYAEDYHQQYLAKNPNGYCGIGGTGVSCPIGVDA